A region of Legionella donaldsonii DNA encodes the following proteins:
- the truD gene encoding tRNA pseudouridine(13) synthase TruD, with protein sequence MFDFNDLEFAHGKPQATGTMKTSAEDFKVDEELGFELSGQGEHLYLRIEKKGLNTEEVVKALARTLGKSEKNISYAGLKDRQALTTQWLCVHCPGEEIISPDLLAGEGWRVIENKRHLKKLKIGALEANRFNLILRDIKEYEEVENRLEQIRCVGVPNYFGAQRFGYEGQNLVKAEAFFSGHIKVKNRFLRGIYYSAARAFLFNQILSARVKAATWNTALPGDVMQLTGKNSIFTIEAPDELIQTRVEDFDLSPAAPLWGKGQERVGGDALTQQEQVLDRYKFWCEALESHGLERAYRPLVLPIEDLMWSWQDNQLNLSFRLTSGSYATSVVRELIQLNT encoded by the coding sequence ATGTTTGATTTTAATGATCTTGAGTTTGCTCACGGTAAACCACAGGCAACAGGAACTATGAAAACCTCAGCAGAGGATTTTAAAGTAGATGAAGAGCTTGGCTTTGAGTTAAGCGGTCAAGGCGAGCATCTTTATTTGCGTATTGAAAAAAAAGGTTTGAATACGGAAGAGGTAGTTAAGGCTTTAGCACGTACTTTAGGCAAATCCGAAAAAAATATTTCTTATGCAGGCTTAAAGGATCGCCAGGCTTTAACAACACAATGGCTTTGTGTTCACTGTCCTGGTGAAGAAATTATTTCGCCTGACTTACTTGCCGGAGAAGGATGGCGGGTTATTGAAAACAAGCGTCATTTAAAAAAATTAAAAATAGGTGCACTTGAGGCAAATCGTTTTAATTTGATTTTGCGTGATATTAAAGAATATGAGGAGGTGGAAAACCGCCTTGAGCAAATTCGATGTGTGGGGGTGCCAAATTATTTTGGTGCTCAGCGATTTGGCTATGAGGGGCAAAATCTTGTTAAAGCAGAAGCTTTTTTTAGTGGCCATATCAAAGTAAAAAATCGATTTTTACGCGGGATTTATTATTCAGCAGCGAGAGCCTTTTTATTTAACCAAATTCTTTCAGCTCGCGTTAAAGCAGCAACCTGGAATACTGCTTTACCTGGTGATGTCATGCAATTAACGGGCAAGAACAGTATTTTTACCATCGAGGCTCCAGACGAGCTCATACAAACCAGAGTGGAAGACTTTGATCTTTCACCAGCCGCCCCTTTATGGGGGAAAGGCCAAGAACGGGTTGGAGGCGATGCTTTAACTCAACAAGAGCAGGTATTAGACAGGTATAAATTTTGGTGTGAGGCATTGGAGTCTCATGGATTAGAACGTGCATATCGACCTTTAGTATTGCCAATAGAAGATTTGATGTGGAGCTGGCAGGATAATCAATTGAATTTAAGTTTTAGATTAACTTCTGGTAGTTATGCAACCAGTGTGGTACGTGAGTTAATACAATTGAATACTTAA